The following are encoded in a window of Salinibacter ruber DSM 13855 genomic DNA:
- a CDS encoding FliH/SctL family protein: MGRVIKNADTSEVTSVSLDEDVLAEGADRIPAEQVEETEGDDADPPPGDAAPQGRVLRAGEAGRSPEPVTVRPDEIATQDASGSDPAGPSGPDDTETDAPPADGADDDPDEQEPTRTDAEWRAHLEEKVEAARAEGYEEGHDDGYEAGYDDGYAEAEATLRAEFDDTRRQLSEDIARFEELWETYIDDAESEIIELTLDLAETIVDAPFTETMRQASEEAVIEAVTELAATPPVTIRLHPVDCQRVRESGLVTRLQENYEGLTLEPEPDFEEGDWSVSSPTGVVRRLRAEVLETLRGELRRATTDSDAAPDTAPDTAPA; encoded by the coding sequence ATGGGACGTGTCATCAAAAACGCAGACACATCGGAGGTGACGTCCGTCTCGCTCGACGAGGACGTGCTCGCGGAGGGAGCCGACCGGATTCCCGCCGAGCAGGTGGAGGAGACGGAGGGCGACGACGCGGACCCGCCGCCGGGGGACGCGGCGCCCCAGGGACGCGTCCTGCGGGCGGGGGAGGCCGGGCGGTCGCCCGAGCCGGTAACGGTGCGCCCGGACGAGATCGCGACGCAGGACGCATCGGGGAGCGACCCGGCGGGGCCCTCGGGACCGGACGACACAGAGACAGACGCCCCGCCGGCCGACGGGGCGGACGACGACCCGGACGAACAGGAGCCGACCCGGACCGACGCGGAGTGGCGGGCACATCTGGAAGAGAAGGTAGAGGCGGCCCGGGCCGAGGGGTACGAGGAGGGCCACGACGACGGCTACGAGGCGGGGTACGACGACGGCTACGCGGAGGCGGAGGCAACCCTGCGGGCTGAGTTCGACGACACGCGCCGGCAGCTGTCGGAGGACATCGCCCGGTTCGAGGAGCTCTGGGAGACGTACATCGACGACGCCGAGTCGGAGATCATCGAACTGACCCTCGACCTGGCCGAAACCATCGTCGATGCGCCGTTCACGGAGACGATGCGGCAGGCCTCGGAGGAGGCGGTCATCGAGGCCGTGACCGAGCTGGCCGCCACTCCGCCGGTGACGATTCGGCTGCACCCGGTCGACTGCCAGCGGGTGCGAGAGTCGGGGCTCGTAACGCGCCTGCAGGAAAACTACGAGGGGCTCACCCTGGAGCCGGAGCCCGACTTCGAGGAGGGGGACTGGAGCGTCTCGTCCCCGACCGGCGTCGTGCGCCGGCTGCGGGCGGAGGTGCTGGAGACGCTCCGGGGCGAGCTCCGGCGCGCCACGACGGATTCGGACGCCGCCCCCGATACGGCCCCCGACACCGCCCCGGCGTAG
- a CDS encoding FliI/YscN family ATPase: protein MPALARSLDRIRETTVPARRYGRVTSVVGLLVEASELDAAVGEMCRIHVAEGGETRTVRAEVVGVKESTTVLMPMEQTHGLQAGCLIRPADEGMSVPVGPDLLGRVIDAGGRPIDGKGPLGTDAREPIHRDPPSPLDRPLIDTPLSTGIRSIDAFLKMGKGQRTGIFAGSGVGKSTLLGMIARRAEADVNVIALIGERGREVREFIVDNLGEEGLRRSVLVAVTGDEAAMSRVKAASAAMAIAEHFRDRGQDVLLMMDSITRVAQAQREIGLAVGEPPTRRGYPPSVFALLPRLLERAGPAEAGTITGIFTVLVEGDDMSEPISDAARGILDGHIVLSRELAEAGHYPAVDVLQSVSRVMPRVASLEAEAAAQEARELLSAYEEVEDLISVGAYEEGSDPETDRAVEAYPALADFLQQPVDAPPPDPAPSTQLRQLLDDIPE from the coding sequence ATGCCCGCCCTTGCCCGCTCGCTCGACCGCATCCGGGAGACGACCGTTCCGGCCCGCCGCTACGGCCGCGTCACGTCCGTGGTGGGCCTGCTCGTGGAGGCCAGCGAGCTGGACGCGGCGGTGGGGGAGATGTGTCGCATCCACGTGGCGGAGGGCGGCGAGACGCGCACGGTGCGCGCCGAGGTGGTCGGGGTGAAGGAGAGCACGACGGTCCTCATGCCGATGGAGCAGACGCACGGCCTGCAGGCCGGCTGCCTGATTCGGCCCGCCGACGAGGGCATGAGCGTGCCGGTCGGGCCCGACCTCCTGGGGCGCGTCATCGACGCGGGGGGGCGCCCCATCGACGGCAAGGGGCCGCTCGGGACGGACGCCCGGGAGCCGATTCATCGCGACCCGCCGTCGCCCCTGGATCGTCCCCTCATCGATACGCCCCTCTCCACGGGCATCCGGTCCATCGACGCGTTTCTGAAGATGGGAAAGGGCCAGCGAACCGGGATCTTTGCGGGGTCGGGGGTGGGAAAAAGCACGCTGCTGGGCATGATCGCCCGCCGGGCCGAGGCCGACGTGAACGTGATTGCCCTCATCGGGGAGCGAGGGCGCGAGGTCCGGGAGTTTATCGTGGACAACCTGGGCGAGGAGGGGCTGCGCCGCTCGGTGCTGGTGGCCGTGACGGGGGACGAGGCGGCGATGAGCCGCGTGAAGGCGGCCAGCGCGGCGATGGCCATCGCCGAGCATTTCCGCGATCGGGGCCAGGATGTGCTTCTCATGATGGACTCCATCACACGGGTGGCGCAGGCACAGCGCGAGATTGGGCTGGCGGTGGGCGAGCCGCCGACGCGACGCGGCTACCCGCCCAGCGTGTTTGCACTCCTGCCCCGCCTCTTGGAGCGGGCCGGGCCCGCGGAGGCGGGCACCATCACGGGCATCTTTACGGTGCTCGTGGAGGGGGACGACATGAGCGAGCCCATCAGCGACGCGGCCCGCGGCATTCTGGACGGCCACATCGTCCTGTCCCGCGAGCTGGCGGAGGCGGGCCACTACCCCGCCGTCGACGTGCTGCAGAGCGTAAGCCGCGTGATGCCCCGCGTGGCGAGCCTGGAGGCCGAGGCCGCCGCGCAGGAGGCCCGCGAACTGCTCTCCGCCTACGAGGAGGTGGAGGACCTGATTAGCGTGGGGGCCTACGAGGAGGGGAGCGATCCGGAGACCGACCGTGCCGTGGAGGCCTACCCGGCGCTGGCCGACTTTCTGCAGCAGCCTGTCGACGCCCCGCCGCCGGATCCCGCCCCGTCCACCCAGCTCCGCCAGCTCCTGGACGACAT